Proteins co-encoded in one Prunus persica cultivar Lovell chromosome G6, Prunus_persica_NCBIv2, whole genome shotgun sequence genomic window:
- the LOC18772615 gene encoding two-component response regulator-like APRR7 isoform X3 encodes MSVDSDEDRQLLKLNHRSWDGKERVKNGVVDEEGRLVEEDESKSNGIAGDVNGGEGGAVQVQAVKQQLQGSTVCWERFLHVRSLKVLLVEYDDCTRHVVTALLRNCSYEVTAAANGLQAWKILEDLTNHVDLVLTEVVMPCLSGVGLLNKIMNHKTRKNVPVIMMSSHDSMGLVFKCLSKGAVDFLVKPIRKNELKNLWQHIWRRCHSSSGSGTGSESGTQTQKSVRSKSVAKSENNSGSNDEEDNESTGLNVGDGSDNGSGTQSSWTKKAVEVDSPRQVFSWHQVAECPDSTCAQVVHSNAESLGNKLVPPAATRECQQQKEHAGTRQNNLIEIGSGEFDHQIDKGQLKFNYESLSSKPKYDGATITGVVTDPTDPLMDSTQFEASNRQYKALDRSTKANSNTHEPSVELSLKRLRGVKGTETTVQDDRNVLRRSDSSAFSRYNAASNANKAPSGHVGSNSPHDNSGEVTKKEFFRDIRPHSSDNPPNQSSNGGSNNIDMGSTTNNDVPKSQVINKSAAASTVQLLHPSSTFHPVKKDLKSATQQVLVDNANNVAATVLAQSRDAQKQLQIQNLHHDYDHCQVHRHVVHTMQGQHLPEHNDLSLKKLAVAALHCGSSNVLSGPVEGNPGNYSVNGSASGSNHGSNVQNGSSTGKNVGGTNMESDVAGKSGSGDASGNQSGNRVDENKVKQREAALTKFRQKRKERCFRKKVRYQSRKKLAEQRPRIRGQFVRQTVSENTVRTTDS; translated from the exons TGCTGGGAAAGGTTTCTACATGTTAGGTCTCTTAAGGTTTTACTGGTGGAATATGATGATTGTACTCGCCATGTTGTCACTGCACTGCTTCGCAATTGCAGTTATGAAG TGACTGCAGCAGCAAATGGATTGCAAGCATGGAAGATTCTTGAAGATTTGACTAATCATGTTGATCTAGTCTTAACTGAGGTAGTTATGCCGTGCTTATCCGGTGTTGGTCTTTTAAACAAGATTATGAACCATAAGACGAGGAAAAATGTTCCTGTGATTa TGATGTCATCTCATGATTCAATGGGTCTCGTCTTTAAGTGTTTGTCAAAGGGTGCTGTTGACTTTTTAGTGAAGCCTATACGAAAGAATGAGCTTAAGAACCTCTGGCAGCACATTTGGAGGAGATGCCATAGT TCTAGTGGTAGTGGAACTGGAAGTGAAAGCggcacacaaactcaaaagtcTGTAAGATCAAAAAGTGTTGCAAAGTCTGAGAACAATAGTGGAAGCAATGACGAGGAAGATAATGAGAGCACTGGTTTGAATGTTGGAGATGGAAGTGACAATGGGAGTGGCACTCAG AGTTCCTGGACAAAAAAAGCTGTAGAAGTTGACAGTCCGCGACAAGTTTTCTCATGGCACCAGGTAGCTGAGTGTCCTGATAGTACTTGTGCCCAAGTAGTTCACTCAAATGCTGAATCACTTGGTAACAAATTGGTCCCTCCAGCTGCAACAAGGGAGTGCCAACAACAGAAGGAACATG CAGGAACAAGACAGAATAATCTGATTGAGATAGGTTCTGGTGAATTTGACCACCAGATTGATAAGGGGCAGCTGAAGTTCAACTATGAGAGTCTTTCCAGTAAGCCAAAGTATGATGGTGCTACTATAACAGGTGTTGTCACTGATCCCACAGATCCCCTGATGGACAGCACACAATTCGAAGCTTCTAACAGACAGTATAAGGCCTTAGACAGAAGCACTAAAGCCAATAGTAATACTCATGAACCATCCGTGGAGCTCAGTTTGAAAAGACTTAGAGGAGTTAAAGGCACTGAGACAACAGTACAGGATGACCGCAATGTCTTAAGACGTTCAGACTCTTCAGCCTTTTCAAG GTATAATGCAGCCTCAAATGCTAACAAGGCTCCTTCTGGGCATGTTGGAAGCAACTCTCCACATGATAATAGTGGGGAAGTTACAAAAAAGGAATTTTTTCGCGATATTCGACCTCATTCAAGCGATAACCCTCCCAATCAATCCTCAAATGGAGGCAGCAATAACATTGACATGGGCTCCACAACTAATAACGATGTTCCCAAATCTCAAgttataaacaagtcagcagcAGCATCCACTGTCCAACTTTTGCATCCATCGTCTACTTTCCATCCTGTGAAAAAGGACCTTAAGAGTGCTACCCAGCAAGTTTTAGTAGATAATGCTAATAATGTGGCGGCGACAGTATTGGCTCAATCAAGAGATGCCCAGAAGCAACTCCAAATTCAGAACCTCCATCATGATTATGATCACTGTCAGGTCCATCGCCATGTTGTCCACACCATGCAAGGACAACACCTGCCTGAACATAATGATTTATCTTTGAAGAAATTGGCTGTAGCTGCTCTGCATTGTGGATCGTCCAATGTTCTGAGTGGGCCTGTTGAAGGTAATCCCGGAAATTACAGTGTCAACGGAAGTGCTTCAGGCAGTAACCATGGGAGCAATGTGCAAAACGGAAGCAGCACTGGAAAAAATGTAGGTGGTACAAACATGGAAAGTGATGTTGCTGGGAAAAGTGGAAGTGGTGATGCTAGTGGAAACCAGAGCGGAAATAGGGTAGATGAAAACAAGGTCAAGCAAAGAGAAGCTGCCTTGACCAAGTTTCGtcagaaaagaaaggagagaTGCTTCCGGAAAAAG GTTCGGTATCAAAGCAGAAAGAAACTGGCAGAACAACGACCTCGCATTCGGGGACAATTTGTGCGGCAGACGGTGAGCGAGAACACGGTCAGGACAACAGATAGCTAA
- the LOC18772615 gene encoding two-component response regulator-like APRR7 isoform X2 produces the protein MSVDSDEDRQLLKLNHRSWDGKERVKNGVVDEEGRLVEEDESKSNGIAGDVNGGEGGAVQVQAVKQQLQGSTVCWERFLHVRSLKVLLVEYDDCTRHVVTALLRNCSYEVTAAANGLQAWKILEDLTNHVDLVLTEVVMPCLSGVGLLNKIMNHKTRKNVPVIMMSSHDSMGLVFKCLSKGAVDFLVKPIRKNELKNLWQHIWRRCHSSSGSGTGSESGTQTQKSVRSKSVAKSENNSGSNDEEDNESTGLNVGDGSDNGSGTQSSWTKKAVEVDSPRQVFSWHQVAECPDSTCAQVVHSNAESLGNKLVPPAATRECQQQKEHDNFAMGKDLEIGLSSNRDLQRQHANDFSTKPAGTRQNNLIEIGSGEFDHQIDKGQLKFNYESLSSKPKYDGATITGVVTDPTDPLMDSTQFEASNRQYKALDRSTKANSNTHEPSVELSLKRLRGVKGTETTVQDDRNVLRRSDSSAFSRYNAASNANKAPSGHVGSNSPHDNSGEVTKKEFFRDIRPHSSDNPPNQSSNGGSNNIDMGSTTNNDVPKSQVINKSAAASTVQLLHPSSTFHPVKKDLKSATQQVLVDNANNVAATVLAQSRDAQKQLQIQNLHHDYDHCQVHRHVVHTMQGQHLPEHNDLSLKKLAVAALHCGSSNVLSGPVEGNPGNYSVNGSASGSNHGSNVQNGSSTGKNVGGTNMESDVAGKSGSGDASGNQSGNRVDENKVKQREAALTKFRQKRKERCFRKKEGLLN, from the exons TGCTGGGAAAGGTTTCTACATGTTAGGTCTCTTAAGGTTTTACTGGTGGAATATGATGATTGTACTCGCCATGTTGTCACTGCACTGCTTCGCAATTGCAGTTATGAAG TGACTGCAGCAGCAAATGGATTGCAAGCATGGAAGATTCTTGAAGATTTGACTAATCATGTTGATCTAGTCTTAACTGAGGTAGTTATGCCGTGCTTATCCGGTGTTGGTCTTTTAAACAAGATTATGAACCATAAGACGAGGAAAAATGTTCCTGTGATTa TGATGTCATCTCATGATTCAATGGGTCTCGTCTTTAAGTGTTTGTCAAAGGGTGCTGTTGACTTTTTAGTGAAGCCTATACGAAAGAATGAGCTTAAGAACCTCTGGCAGCACATTTGGAGGAGATGCCATAGT TCTAGTGGTAGTGGAACTGGAAGTGAAAGCggcacacaaactcaaaagtcTGTAAGATCAAAAAGTGTTGCAAAGTCTGAGAACAATAGTGGAAGCAATGACGAGGAAGATAATGAGAGCACTGGTTTGAATGTTGGAGATGGAAGTGACAATGGGAGTGGCACTCAG AGTTCCTGGACAAAAAAAGCTGTAGAAGTTGACAGTCCGCGACAAGTTTTCTCATGGCACCAGGTAGCTGAGTGTCCTGATAGTACTTGTGCCCAAGTAGTTCACTCAAATGCTGAATCACTTGGTAACAAATTGGTCCCTCCAGCTGCAACAAGGGAGTGCCAACAACAGAAGGAACATG ACAACTTTGCAATGGGAAAAGATCTAGAGATAGGCCTATCCAGTAATAGAGATTTACAGCGTCAGCACGCTAATGACTTTTCAACCAAACCAGCAGGAACAAGACAGAATAATCTGATTGAGATAGGTTCTGGTGAATTTGACCACCAGATTGATAAGGGGCAGCTGAAGTTCAACTATGAGAGTCTTTCCAGTAAGCCAAAGTATGATGGTGCTACTATAACAGGTGTTGTCACTGATCCCACAGATCCCCTGATGGACAGCACACAATTCGAAGCTTCTAACAGACAGTATAAGGCCTTAGACAGAAGCACTAAAGCCAATAGTAATACTCATGAACCATCCGTGGAGCTCAGTTTGAAAAGACTTAGAGGAGTTAAAGGCACTGAGACAACAGTACAGGATGACCGCAATGTCTTAAGACGTTCAGACTCTTCAGCCTTTTCAAG GTATAATGCAGCCTCAAATGCTAACAAGGCTCCTTCTGGGCATGTTGGAAGCAACTCTCCACATGATAATAGTGGGGAAGTTACAAAAAAGGAATTTTTTCGCGATATTCGACCTCATTCAAGCGATAACCCTCCCAATCAATCCTCAAATGGAGGCAGCAATAACATTGACATGGGCTCCACAACTAATAACGATGTTCCCAAATCTCAAgttataaacaagtcagcagcAGCATCCACTGTCCAACTTTTGCATCCATCGTCTACTTTCCATCCTGTGAAAAAGGACCTTAAGAGTGCTACCCAGCAAGTTTTAGTAGATAATGCTAATAATGTGGCGGCGACAGTATTGGCTCAATCAAGAGATGCCCAGAAGCAACTCCAAATTCAGAACCTCCATCATGATTATGATCACTGTCAGGTCCATCGCCATGTTGTCCACACCATGCAAGGACAACACCTGCCTGAACATAATGATTTATCTTTGAAGAAATTGGCTGTAGCTGCTCTGCATTGTGGATCGTCCAATGTTCTGAGTGGGCCTGTTGAAGGTAATCCCGGAAATTACAGTGTCAACGGAAGTGCTTCAGGCAGTAACCATGGGAGCAATGTGCAAAACGGAAGCAGCACTGGAAAAAATGTAGGTGGTACAAACATGGAAAGTGATGTTGCTGGGAAAAGTGGAAGTGGTGATGCTAGTGGAAACCAGAGCGGAAATAGGGTAGATGAAAACAAGGTCAAGCAAAGAGAAGCTGCCTTGACCAAGTTTCGtcagaaaagaaaggagagaTGCTTCCGGAAAAAG GAAGGCTTGTTAAATTGA
- the LOC18772615 gene encoding two-component response regulator-like APRR7 isoform X1: protein MSVDSDEDRQLLKLNHRSWDGKERVKNGVVDEEGRLVEEDESKSNGIAGDVNGGEGGAVQVQAVKQQLQGSTVCWERFLHVRSLKVLLVEYDDCTRHVVTALLRNCSYEVTAAANGLQAWKILEDLTNHVDLVLTEVVMPCLSGVGLLNKIMNHKTRKNVPVIMMSSHDSMGLVFKCLSKGAVDFLVKPIRKNELKNLWQHIWRRCHSSSGSGTGSESGTQTQKSVRSKSVAKSENNSGSNDEEDNESTGLNVGDGSDNGSGTQSSWTKKAVEVDSPRQVFSWHQVAECPDSTCAQVVHSNAESLGNKLVPPAATRECQQQKEHDNFAMGKDLEIGLSSNRDLQRQHANDFSTKPAGTRQNNLIEIGSGEFDHQIDKGQLKFNYESLSSKPKYDGATITGVVTDPTDPLMDSTQFEASNRQYKALDRSTKANSNTHEPSVELSLKRLRGVKGTETTVQDDRNVLRRSDSSAFSRYNAASNANKAPSGHVGSNSPHDNSGEVTKKEFFRDIRPHSSDNPPNQSSNGGSNNIDMGSTTNNDVPKSQVINKSAAASTVQLLHPSSTFHPVKKDLKSATQQVLVDNANNVAATVLAQSRDAQKQLQIQNLHHDYDHCQVHRHVVHTMQGQHLPEHNDLSLKKLAVAALHCGSSNVLSGPVEGNPGNYSVNGSASGSNHGSNVQNGSSTGKNVGGTNMESDVAGKSGSGDASGNQSGNRVDENKVKQREAALTKFRQKRKERCFRKKVRYQSRKKLAEQRPRIRGQFVRQTVSENTVRTTDS from the exons TGCTGGGAAAGGTTTCTACATGTTAGGTCTCTTAAGGTTTTACTGGTGGAATATGATGATTGTACTCGCCATGTTGTCACTGCACTGCTTCGCAATTGCAGTTATGAAG TGACTGCAGCAGCAAATGGATTGCAAGCATGGAAGATTCTTGAAGATTTGACTAATCATGTTGATCTAGTCTTAACTGAGGTAGTTATGCCGTGCTTATCCGGTGTTGGTCTTTTAAACAAGATTATGAACCATAAGACGAGGAAAAATGTTCCTGTGATTa TGATGTCATCTCATGATTCAATGGGTCTCGTCTTTAAGTGTTTGTCAAAGGGTGCTGTTGACTTTTTAGTGAAGCCTATACGAAAGAATGAGCTTAAGAACCTCTGGCAGCACATTTGGAGGAGATGCCATAGT TCTAGTGGTAGTGGAACTGGAAGTGAAAGCggcacacaaactcaaaagtcTGTAAGATCAAAAAGTGTTGCAAAGTCTGAGAACAATAGTGGAAGCAATGACGAGGAAGATAATGAGAGCACTGGTTTGAATGTTGGAGATGGAAGTGACAATGGGAGTGGCACTCAG AGTTCCTGGACAAAAAAAGCTGTAGAAGTTGACAGTCCGCGACAAGTTTTCTCATGGCACCAGGTAGCTGAGTGTCCTGATAGTACTTGTGCCCAAGTAGTTCACTCAAATGCTGAATCACTTGGTAACAAATTGGTCCCTCCAGCTGCAACAAGGGAGTGCCAACAACAGAAGGAACATG ACAACTTTGCAATGGGAAAAGATCTAGAGATAGGCCTATCCAGTAATAGAGATTTACAGCGTCAGCACGCTAATGACTTTTCAACCAAACCAGCAGGAACAAGACAGAATAATCTGATTGAGATAGGTTCTGGTGAATTTGACCACCAGATTGATAAGGGGCAGCTGAAGTTCAACTATGAGAGTCTTTCCAGTAAGCCAAAGTATGATGGTGCTACTATAACAGGTGTTGTCACTGATCCCACAGATCCCCTGATGGACAGCACACAATTCGAAGCTTCTAACAGACAGTATAAGGCCTTAGACAGAAGCACTAAAGCCAATAGTAATACTCATGAACCATCCGTGGAGCTCAGTTTGAAAAGACTTAGAGGAGTTAAAGGCACTGAGACAACAGTACAGGATGACCGCAATGTCTTAAGACGTTCAGACTCTTCAGCCTTTTCAAG GTATAATGCAGCCTCAAATGCTAACAAGGCTCCTTCTGGGCATGTTGGAAGCAACTCTCCACATGATAATAGTGGGGAAGTTACAAAAAAGGAATTTTTTCGCGATATTCGACCTCATTCAAGCGATAACCCTCCCAATCAATCCTCAAATGGAGGCAGCAATAACATTGACATGGGCTCCACAACTAATAACGATGTTCCCAAATCTCAAgttataaacaagtcagcagcAGCATCCACTGTCCAACTTTTGCATCCATCGTCTACTTTCCATCCTGTGAAAAAGGACCTTAAGAGTGCTACCCAGCAAGTTTTAGTAGATAATGCTAATAATGTGGCGGCGACAGTATTGGCTCAATCAAGAGATGCCCAGAAGCAACTCCAAATTCAGAACCTCCATCATGATTATGATCACTGTCAGGTCCATCGCCATGTTGTCCACACCATGCAAGGACAACACCTGCCTGAACATAATGATTTATCTTTGAAGAAATTGGCTGTAGCTGCTCTGCATTGTGGATCGTCCAATGTTCTGAGTGGGCCTGTTGAAGGTAATCCCGGAAATTACAGTGTCAACGGAAGTGCTTCAGGCAGTAACCATGGGAGCAATGTGCAAAACGGAAGCAGCACTGGAAAAAATGTAGGTGGTACAAACATGGAAAGTGATGTTGCTGGGAAAAGTGGAAGTGGTGATGCTAGTGGAAACCAGAGCGGAAATAGGGTAGATGAAAACAAGGTCAAGCAAAGAGAAGCTGCCTTGACCAAGTTTCGtcagaaaagaaaggagagaTGCTTCCGGAAAAAG GTTCGGTATCAAAGCAGAAAGAAACTGGCAGAACAACGACCTCGCATTCGGGGACAATTTGTGCGGCAGACGGTGAGCGAGAACACGGTCAGGACAACAGATAGCTAA
- the LOC18772615 gene encoding two-component response regulator-like APRR7 isoform X5 produces the protein MSVDSDEDRQLLKLNHRSWDGKERVKNGVVDEEGRLVEEDESKSNGIAGDVNGGEGGAVQVQAVKQQLQGSTVCWERFLHVRSLKVLLVEYDDCTRHVVTALLRNCSYEVTAAANGLQAWKILEDLTNHVDLVLTEVVMPCLSGVGLLNKIMNHKTRKNVPVIMMSSHDSMGLVFKCLSKGAVDFLVKPIRKNELKNLWQHIWRRCHSSSGSGTGSESGTQTQKSVRSKSVAKSENNSGSNDEEDNESTGLNVGDGSDNGSGTQSSWTKKAVEVDSPRQVFSWHQVAECPDSTCAQVVHSNAESLGNKLVPPAATRECQQQKEHDNFAMGKDLEIGLSSNRDLQRQHANDFSTKPAGTRQNNLIEIGSGEFDHQIDKGQLKFNYESLSSKPKYDGATITGVVTDPTDPLMDSTQFEASNRQYKALDRSTKANSNTHEPSVELSLKRLRGVKGTETTVQDDRNVLRRSDSSAFSRYNAASNANKAPSGHVGSNSPHDNSGEVTKKEFFRDIRPHSSDNPPNQSSNGGSNNIDMGSTTNNDVPKSQVINKSAAASTVQLLHPSSTFHPVKKDLKSATQQVLVDNANNVAATVLAQSRDAQKQLQIQNLHHDYDHCQVHRHVVHTMQGQHLPEHNDLSLKKLAVAALHCGSSNVLSGPVEGNPGNYSVNGSASGSNHGSNVQNGSSTGKNVGGTNMESDVAGKSGSGDASGNQSGNRVDENKVKQREAALTKFRQKRKERCFRKKAC, from the exons TGCTGGGAAAGGTTTCTACATGTTAGGTCTCTTAAGGTTTTACTGGTGGAATATGATGATTGTACTCGCCATGTTGTCACTGCACTGCTTCGCAATTGCAGTTATGAAG TGACTGCAGCAGCAAATGGATTGCAAGCATGGAAGATTCTTGAAGATTTGACTAATCATGTTGATCTAGTCTTAACTGAGGTAGTTATGCCGTGCTTATCCGGTGTTGGTCTTTTAAACAAGATTATGAACCATAAGACGAGGAAAAATGTTCCTGTGATTa TGATGTCATCTCATGATTCAATGGGTCTCGTCTTTAAGTGTTTGTCAAAGGGTGCTGTTGACTTTTTAGTGAAGCCTATACGAAAGAATGAGCTTAAGAACCTCTGGCAGCACATTTGGAGGAGATGCCATAGT TCTAGTGGTAGTGGAACTGGAAGTGAAAGCggcacacaaactcaaaagtcTGTAAGATCAAAAAGTGTTGCAAAGTCTGAGAACAATAGTGGAAGCAATGACGAGGAAGATAATGAGAGCACTGGTTTGAATGTTGGAGATGGAAGTGACAATGGGAGTGGCACTCAG AGTTCCTGGACAAAAAAAGCTGTAGAAGTTGACAGTCCGCGACAAGTTTTCTCATGGCACCAGGTAGCTGAGTGTCCTGATAGTACTTGTGCCCAAGTAGTTCACTCAAATGCTGAATCACTTGGTAACAAATTGGTCCCTCCAGCTGCAACAAGGGAGTGCCAACAACAGAAGGAACATG ACAACTTTGCAATGGGAAAAGATCTAGAGATAGGCCTATCCAGTAATAGAGATTTACAGCGTCAGCACGCTAATGACTTTTCAACCAAACCAGCAGGAACAAGACAGAATAATCTGATTGAGATAGGTTCTGGTGAATTTGACCACCAGATTGATAAGGGGCAGCTGAAGTTCAACTATGAGAGTCTTTCCAGTAAGCCAAAGTATGATGGTGCTACTATAACAGGTGTTGTCACTGATCCCACAGATCCCCTGATGGACAGCACACAATTCGAAGCTTCTAACAGACAGTATAAGGCCTTAGACAGAAGCACTAAAGCCAATAGTAATACTCATGAACCATCCGTGGAGCTCAGTTTGAAAAGACTTAGAGGAGTTAAAGGCACTGAGACAACAGTACAGGATGACCGCAATGTCTTAAGACGTTCAGACTCTTCAGCCTTTTCAAG GTATAATGCAGCCTCAAATGCTAACAAGGCTCCTTCTGGGCATGTTGGAAGCAACTCTCCACATGATAATAGTGGGGAAGTTACAAAAAAGGAATTTTTTCGCGATATTCGACCTCATTCAAGCGATAACCCTCCCAATCAATCCTCAAATGGAGGCAGCAATAACATTGACATGGGCTCCACAACTAATAACGATGTTCCCAAATCTCAAgttataaacaagtcagcagcAGCATCCACTGTCCAACTTTTGCATCCATCGTCTACTTTCCATCCTGTGAAAAAGGACCTTAAGAGTGCTACCCAGCAAGTTTTAGTAGATAATGCTAATAATGTGGCGGCGACAGTATTGGCTCAATCAAGAGATGCCCAGAAGCAACTCCAAATTCAGAACCTCCATCATGATTATGATCACTGTCAGGTCCATCGCCATGTTGTCCACACCATGCAAGGACAACACCTGCCTGAACATAATGATTTATCTTTGAAGAAATTGGCTGTAGCTGCTCTGCATTGTGGATCGTCCAATGTTCTGAGTGGGCCTGTTGAAGGTAATCCCGGAAATTACAGTGTCAACGGAAGTGCTTCAGGCAGTAACCATGGGAGCAATGTGCAAAACGGAAGCAGCACTGGAAAAAATGTAGGTGGTACAAACATGGAAAGTGATGTTGCTGGGAAAAGTGGAAGTGGTGATGCTAGTGGAAACCAGAGCGGAAATAGGGTAGATGAAAACAAGGTCAAGCAAAGAGAAGCTGCCTTGACCAAGTTTCGtcagaaaagaaaggagagaTGCTTCCGGAAAAAG GCTTGTTAA
- the LOC18772615 gene encoding two-component response regulator-like APRR7 isoform X4, giving the protein MSVDSDEDRQLLKLNHRSWDGKERVKNGVVDEEGRLVEEDESKSNGIAGDVNGGEGGAVQVQAVKQQLQGSTVCWERFLHVRSLKVLLVEYDDCTRHVVTALLRNCSYEVTAAANGLQAWKILEDLTNHVDLVLTEVVMPCLSGVGLLNKIMNHKTRKNVPVIMMSSHDSMGLVFKCLSKGAVDFLVKPIRKNELKNLWQHIWRRCHSSSGSGTGSESGTQTQKSVRSKSVAKSENNSGSNDEEDNESTGLNVGDGSDNGSGTQSSWTKKAVEVDSPRQVFSWHQVAECPDSTCAQVVHSNAESLGNKLVPPAATRECQQQKEHGTRQNNLIEIGSGEFDHQIDKGQLKFNYESLSSKPKYDGATITGVVTDPTDPLMDSTQFEASNRQYKALDRSTKANSNTHEPSVELSLKRLRGVKGTETTVQDDRNVLRRSDSSAFSRYNAASNANKAPSGHVGSNSPHDNSGEVTKKEFFRDIRPHSSDNPPNQSSNGGSNNIDMGSTTNNDVPKSQVINKSAAASTVQLLHPSSTFHPVKKDLKSATQQVLVDNANNVAATVLAQSRDAQKQLQIQNLHHDYDHCQVHRHVVHTMQGQHLPEHNDLSLKKLAVAALHCGSSNVLSGPVEGNPGNYSVNGSASGSNHGSNVQNGSSTGKNVGGTNMESDVAGKSGSGDASGNQSGNRVDENKVKQREAALTKFRQKRKERCFRKKVRYQSRKKLAEQRPRIRGQFVRQTVSENTVRTTDS; this is encoded by the exons TGCTGGGAAAGGTTTCTACATGTTAGGTCTCTTAAGGTTTTACTGGTGGAATATGATGATTGTACTCGCCATGTTGTCACTGCACTGCTTCGCAATTGCAGTTATGAAG TGACTGCAGCAGCAAATGGATTGCAAGCATGGAAGATTCTTGAAGATTTGACTAATCATGTTGATCTAGTCTTAACTGAGGTAGTTATGCCGTGCTTATCCGGTGTTGGTCTTTTAAACAAGATTATGAACCATAAGACGAGGAAAAATGTTCCTGTGATTa TGATGTCATCTCATGATTCAATGGGTCTCGTCTTTAAGTGTTTGTCAAAGGGTGCTGTTGACTTTTTAGTGAAGCCTATACGAAAGAATGAGCTTAAGAACCTCTGGCAGCACATTTGGAGGAGATGCCATAGT TCTAGTGGTAGTGGAACTGGAAGTGAAAGCggcacacaaactcaaaagtcTGTAAGATCAAAAAGTGTTGCAAAGTCTGAGAACAATAGTGGAAGCAATGACGAGGAAGATAATGAGAGCACTGGTTTGAATGTTGGAGATGGAAGTGACAATGGGAGTGGCACTCAG AGTTCCTGGACAAAAAAAGCTGTAGAAGTTGACAGTCCGCGACAAGTTTTCTCATGGCACCAGGTAGCTGAGTGTCCTGATAGTACTTGTGCCCAAGTAGTTCACTCAAATGCTGAATCACTTGGTAACAAATTGGTCCCTCCAGCTGCAACAAGGGAGTGCCAACAACAGAAGGAACATG GAACAAGACAGAATAATCTGATTGAGATAGGTTCTGGTGAATTTGACCACCAGATTGATAAGGGGCAGCTGAAGTTCAACTATGAGAGTCTTTCCAGTAAGCCAAAGTATGATGGTGCTACTATAACAGGTGTTGTCACTGATCCCACAGATCCCCTGATGGACAGCACACAATTCGAAGCTTCTAACAGACAGTATAAGGCCTTAGACAGAAGCACTAAAGCCAATAGTAATACTCATGAACCATCCGTGGAGCTCAGTTTGAAAAGACTTAGAGGAGTTAAAGGCACTGAGACAACAGTACAGGATGACCGCAATGTCTTAAGACGTTCAGACTCTTCAGCCTTTTCAAG GTATAATGCAGCCTCAAATGCTAACAAGGCTCCTTCTGGGCATGTTGGAAGCAACTCTCCACATGATAATAGTGGGGAAGTTACAAAAAAGGAATTTTTTCGCGATATTCGACCTCATTCAAGCGATAACCCTCCCAATCAATCCTCAAATGGAGGCAGCAATAACATTGACATGGGCTCCACAACTAATAACGATGTTCCCAAATCTCAAgttataaacaagtcagcagcAGCATCCACTGTCCAACTTTTGCATCCATCGTCTACTTTCCATCCTGTGAAAAAGGACCTTAAGAGTGCTACCCAGCAAGTTTTAGTAGATAATGCTAATAATGTGGCGGCGACAGTATTGGCTCAATCAAGAGATGCCCAGAAGCAACTCCAAATTCAGAACCTCCATCATGATTATGATCACTGTCAGGTCCATCGCCATGTTGTCCACACCATGCAAGGACAACACCTGCCTGAACATAATGATTTATCTTTGAAGAAATTGGCTGTAGCTGCTCTGCATTGTGGATCGTCCAATGTTCTGAGTGGGCCTGTTGAAGGTAATCCCGGAAATTACAGTGTCAACGGAAGTGCTTCAGGCAGTAACCATGGGAGCAATGTGCAAAACGGAAGCAGCACTGGAAAAAATGTAGGTGGTACAAACATGGAAAGTGATGTTGCTGGGAAAAGTGGAAGTGGTGATGCTAGTGGAAACCAGAGCGGAAATAGGGTAGATGAAAACAAGGTCAAGCAAAGAGAAGCTGCCTTGACCAAGTTTCGtcagaaaagaaaggagagaTGCTTCCGGAAAAAG GTTCGGTATCAAAGCAGAAAGAAACTGGCAGAACAACGACCTCGCATTCGGGGACAATTTGTGCGGCAGACGGTGAGCGAGAACACGGTCAGGACAACAGATAGCTAA